DNA from Papio anubis isolate 15944 chromosome 1, Panubis1.0, whole genome shotgun sequence:
gcagggatgtttaagtctgctgaagctgtgcccacagccaccccttcccccaagtGTCTGTCCCaaggagatgggggttttatctataagtccctgactgggctactgcctttttttcagagatgccctgcccaaagaggaggaatctagagaatgCCACTGTCTTAAATAGCATTTTCAGGGTTGACATTGTGCAGTAGGTGAAATTTAGGCAAAAGATTAAAGGAGGTAAGGGAATTGGTCCTAAGTTATTTAGGGGAAGAATGTTCCAGACAGAGAAACATGTGCAAAGTCCCTAGGTAAAAGCTGCCTGGCATATTCCAAGAATGAGGAAGAGATTGGCATGGCTGGAGGGGAGTGAGTGAGGGTCAGGGAAGTGGAACACGCAGGTGAAGAGGCAGCTGAGTAGCAGATCTCCATGGAGGAAATGAGGGCCCACTGCAGGGCTTTGAGGAGTGACGTGATCTAACTGATTATTTTACAGTGCCCCTCTAGTTGCCCTGTAGGAGATCAAAGAAAGAACTGGGAAGCACCACTGTGGGCTGTTGGAACAATCCTGGCAAAAGACAATGGTGGCTCCAGCCAGGATGGAAGGGTTTGGGAGGGGCTTACCTCATGCTCTGTGATGGTTTATGTCTCTCTCATGAGGGTGTATGCATTTCCTCAATACCTGGCAGCAGCGGAATATTGGATctatttaagataaatattaacAGCCTGATTATAGGTGTTATGTTATTATTCCAACAATAACCAGTCCCCTAATTCTCTTATTCCAGCTCAGTGTCCAACAATTCTGTCCAGTTCTGACACTAGCCGGAGTTAGCGCTGATCCCAGGGGTTAAGGGCTCAGTTCCCCAAGACCACCTCCACTTCAGATGCAGGCCAGAAATGGGCTATTTATACTCTGCCTAGCTCACTCTCAGGGTATTTACACTTCTGCTTAGCTCACTAAAAATGTGAGGGTTGGTAGTTTGTTTCAAACTATAACTCCACCACTCCTGTCCCCAGGTTTTAGAATTTTCTAGAATGGCTCATTCCTCAGGAAAGCGCTTTACTTACAGTCACAGTTTATCTTAAAGGATACATCTTAAAGGATACAGTTTAAGAGCAGTCAAATGCAAGAGATGTACAGGgtaaggggtggggtggggatggagatTCCCTGCCTTCTCTGGGGACACCAGCACCTCAATGTGTTCACCATCCTGAAAGCTCAGTCTCATTGTTTCAGGGGTTTTACTGaagcttcattacataggcacgATTGATGGCAACTGGTGACTGGACTCAATCTTCAGCCCTTGTCCCCCTCCCTGCAGATCAGGGGGTAGGGCTGAGAGTTCAGTCCTCTATTCATGTGGTTGGTTGCCCTGGCCACCAGCTCCCATCTAGAAGCGATGTAGGGGCCATCTAGAGTCACCTCTTAGCATTAACTCAGGTAAGGTCAAAAGGGGCTCTTTATGAATAATGAAAGAaactcctatcactcaggaaattccaagaatGTCAGGTGCCTTTTTACCAGGAATCAATGGCAAAGACCAAATAGATAAACATGTTGACCTtaacttttgagacagggtcatgccagagctcaagtgatcctcctgcttcagcctcccaagtagctgggactaaggtgcaTGCATTCATACCTgggtaatatttttcattttttgtagagatggggtctccctttgttgtccaggctggtcttacatTCCTGGCATCAGGGATTCCTCCCgcatcagcttcccaaactgttacaattacaggtgcgagccactgcatctggcccaaatATATGTTTTTGATGATAACACAATGGGAGTATCAAAAATTCAGATGGGAGAGCAGAGTCCAGTGTTCAGAAGAACAGGCAGATCAGTGAAGTCCAAGTGTCTGAAAACCAACCCAGGCAGGGAAGAGTAGGTGGGCAGTTGGAATGCCAAGAAAACTAGAGCCTGACATGGCTGATGAAGGATGGAAGTGGATGCGGGCTTTCAGCCATGAGCAGTTGGCAATAACTTAGAAGTGGAGCCTGGGTGTGGAGAAGGAGCAAGAGGATTTTCAATTTTTCAACCCCTCCTAGGTTTCAGGAGTTCATGAGTGTAAGTTCATGAATGTCAATGCATATTCACATGCATAGCTCCATGTCTCCAAATCTTCACTTGCTTGACAAGATCTCAACCCCATGTTTCTCTTGTCTCCTTAAATTCCTCCCCAGCTATTTCTGGGTGTCCTTGGAATGGTGATGTCTCAACATGGGCTTGGGAACACGTTTGCTCCTCTTCTttccacttgagtccaggggccTCGCCATGGCCTCTCCACCTGGTGGTCTTTGAAAGACATGATTCCTGTGCACCCAACAGACCCCTGTGAAATAGGAATACAAATGTCTCATAGGATGTCAGTGAAGATTCAGTAAGATAGTGTTTATAAAGcactgaagattaaataagaatgTTTGATCCCTACTAAAACTCAGTTAATAGATGGTGTTGCTATTATTACTGTTCTTATTGTTAGGCACGGTTTTGAATTTCTCACCATCTTAATTGCCACTTAAAATGAACAACTGTCTTTGTGGATATAATTTCAGAGACAGCATGGGGACTAACTTTTTCAAATTATGAACCTAGTGCCTCCCACAGTGGTAGAAATTAAAATCCTGTGTGAAAACACAAATATGCTTGGGAGAGGTACTGGTTGTCAAGAAAGTTCTTTAGTTTCCTTCCTGTGTGAAGAAGCAAGCACGGCTCAAGGGGCCCTACCAAGGCCATGGAGAATGGTGATTGCTGCTCACAGCCACCCAGTCTGCGTTCTCCTTTCTAAAGGAGATCTAAAGAGGTGGGAGTAAATCAGTTCAGTTtgtaaaaaaacacacacacacacacacacgaaaatgTGCAAGAGGGAATCCCAGGGCCACTTTGGGGTGAGACCTTTTCCATGAGCAGGAAGGATGCTGAGGAACTAGAGCAGGGCCCAGGCGGGAAGAAGAACCAACAAGGTCACATGGCAGCTCAATCTGGCTGGGAGCTGAGCTCTGCAGTATGCTTGGGAATATAAATAATGgggacataaaagaaaaagaaaaaaaaacagatttcattagaaatgtaaaatcaaCCAGGAGGGCAGCTCTGTCCTGCTGGGGCATAAAGCCATGGTGGAGGCCCAGGAAAGTCCTGTTGATGGAAAACAGTATCTGGGCTTTTGGCAGCAACAGATGACTTAGATAGGTTCCCTTGATTTCAGTACTCTCACTTTTACACTGAAATTAGGTTATTTGATTTCTCAGCACCCGGTAGAGTGCCTGCACAAGGACTGTGCAGTTAACATTTGCTGAACTCCACAGAATTGAGGATGGGGTGGAGAAAAGAGCAGAGTCCATCAGGAGAGGGAGGTAAAGTTGACATAAAGAAGTCTGAGATGCTCTAGAAACCCTTTCcctacttcacttttttttttttttttttttggcattagCTTTGAGCATTAAGATGCAaagtaaaagagaaggaaaaggaagaggccCGGAGTGAGGATAGTGCATGGAACTCATCCTCATGAAATTCTTCTCTGGTTGCTGTTCCCATGAGGTTATGCGATCCCTGAGCACAGGAACTGTGCTCCTGGGTCCTGATACCAGTGTCCAGTTCATAGTAGGGGCTTCCCATCTTCTGATAAGAATAAATGAGCACTTCTCAGATCGGTGACTTGCTCCACCCCATAATAACCCTGGGAGGAGGGTGTGGTCAGTCCCGCTGTACAGGTGAGAAAGTGAGCTAGGAGCTGTAACTTATCCACACCCTCCCAGCAGCAGTTGTGAGAGCTGGGATCACACAGTTGATTCACTGCCACAGGGGAAAAGTGGAGCAGGGAGAGGGGTAGAAAGTGAAGAACAACttaggaaaatgaaggaaaagcagAGGAGAAATTAACTGACTGGAAAAATAACAACAGTTGGAAGACACACGAAAAAGGGACAAGTGCATCAGAGTGTATTTTGGCACTTATTactctatttcctttttatactACTTCCCTTTTTCAACTTAATCAGTTTTATGATGGAATGCTTCATGAGTTTACATCTTAAGTTTCCTACTATTGTCTCTAGGGCTGACATTTCATAAAAATACCCTATTAGCATGCATTAGATATATTTTAATGCACATACTGCTATAGCCAGCTCACTCCATTTCCAGATATTACATAAAATGTTGCAAGCCAGGATGTTTAATCAAAGGTGGTCAAAAATGTAAGAAGAAATCAGAAACCACATGTGTTTTTGATATTTCCTGGAGTGGCCAGTACAGCTGACGGTGTGTCACCTTTACAGCATCTAAGGGCCTGCGCCTCGTTTTTCTTTACTAATGCAAAGTCCCCTCAGATTTGTCACTTGATGTGTGACGGTGTTTAACCCTTCTCCAGGTTAATTCTCCTTTGGTAAAGCTTTCTTTGAATGAGCCAGGAATTCTCGCCACCAAGCAGCAAACCCTTACTAAAGTTACCAAAAGATTCAAAAGTCTGATGCGAAGTTCTATCATCTTATTTAGGCCTAACTTTTACAGCACTCTAGGGAATTCACGATTCCCTCTTTAGAAGTGGAAAAGGCGGGACTGCTGACTCAGAAACGGGACGTCCTTTCCCAGAGCATGTTTAATGTCACTAAAACTAAAAGTGAAGCAATTGTGTCTACCTTAGCCCGAAGAGAAGGGAAGTTGGTCGTCTGGCTTCTTGGTGAGTGGCCTGTCCTGGAAATCCCACCTGGGCCACAGGCATGTCGGTGTGAGGATCTAGTCTTCCCGAAAGCGGACTTGCCACGCTCTGCGACAGGCTTGGGAGATGGAGCCCGAGCCCTGGGTTCTCTCAGCTTCCAGCTTAGGAGGCGGAGTGGGAGGAGCGGGCCTGGCGGCCGTGGGGGCGGGTCTCCTCCACTAACGGTTTCCTGTAGCTGCTGCCGCCGCGCTCCTCTCCCGGCTGTGGCAGAGGCGCGTGGCGGCCGTGGGGGCGGGGCTCCTCCACTAACGGTTACCTGTAGCTGCTGCCGCCGCGCTCCTCTCTTGGCTGTGGCAGAGGCGCGCGCCTGCGCCGTGAGGATCCCGCCCTTGGGCTGCCTGAAACCTCTCTGAGCGACCTGGCGGCCATACCGCGGCGCGGGCGTTGGGGATTCACGCGAGCCTCACGACGCCGGCGACTGGAGACGGGGAACCTGGGCCGAACTGGGACGAGGCAGCGCGGGAGGACGCGCTGGGCGGACGCTGGGGCCGCGGAGCCCAACCGCCCTTGTTCTGGACGCCGCTTCGCGGTCCGCACCGGCGGGCGCCCTCTCCTGAGGGGAACTGAGGCGGGGCGCCGGCCACCACTCGTGATTTTCCATGACTCACCCTCTTAACACTGTGTCCCCTCAGCCCCCGCTTTCTGGAATTAAGATGATTTTCCACGGGCATTATAGTCAGAGGTTTTCTCTGAGACATCTGGAAAAGGTGACTCAATGATTACTCGTATTTTTCCATGTATGTTATACATTTAACTGGAATACTGGTAAATATCTTTATCTTTTATGACTTGGAAGTTTTTCCCAGTTTTGAATCAGAAATTTATGACGAAGAATCTTCTGCCATAATATAGGACCTATTACTTTGAGGAGTGAACTTAACAGTGCTAAACCGCACATGAAACGACTTGGTAgtgaaaactttgaaaaataggAACATTTCATGTCGTCACATGtatcctccaacactggggaaaGTTCAACAGTTGCCTTAAAGCAGGAGTCTAATTGAAGACATTTACTGAAAAGTTACttattctttttgaaattctCTTCTGATAAACGTCTTACTGGGATAACGAACATCTTCAGGATGTGGGAGTCCAGCGCATGTCCACGGAGTGCCTGAGCAACGCGGAATGGCGTTTCAGTGCTGGGTTCCTTAGACCCGGTGCAGACCCTGCTGAGCCTTCAGCATCTGTGAGTGAGTCCCTCAGCGTCACCTTGGCCTCCCGTGTAGCTAGATCAGTCTTCCAGCCCCTTGTTCTACTTGCACAGGTTTTTGATTAATCTCTGGAGATGGGTCAGGGCTCCCTATCAGCTCCCCAAGGCATTTGCTGGCTTCTGACATTTACTTGGAGGACTTCAGGCTGCGAAAGAGCAATGTTTGCCGTTTCTTCTTTGGTGTCTGCCCCCGGGTCTTGACCTTTTTCTGGAGTCTCCTCTCCTGGTTCTTTACCCACCTCTTTGGTTTCTCCTGTGATTCTTTGTCAACGTGTCCCCTAGATGTCACACTCTGAGGCTCAGTTGTGGCTGAGTCTTGCATTAGAAGTGTTTTTGCAGATGTCTTTGTGAAGCGTGGATATGGGATGGTGAAAGTGATAGTGTGTGTAGAGTGTTTGGGATTAAATGGGCAAGTGGAAGGGCGTCTGGGTAGGACCCCTTTGTCCTGGTGTGAGGTAATGAGGTTCTAGAATGTGCTGTCAAGGTGAAACTAAAAGGAAAGGATAGACAGGAGActgtaaaaggcaaaattatggtAGTTTAGTAACAAATGGATGCAGGGACTGGTGGATGGATGtagaagaaggcagaaaatatCGCCAAGGACACTGCAAGTCCTGAATCAGACCAGGAAAATTAAGGTTCAATTAACAGAAATAAGTCCAGAGGGAGAACTAATTTTGGAGGAAATGTGGTGATAAGTTTGCTTTTCTATACGGTTGGGCTGCTGGAGAGACATCAAGAGCACTTAGGAAAATACAGGAAATAGAGAGGTGGGTGACCTAAGTCCTACTTCCTATCCTGTCTGTGTATGTATAACAGAGGCCAAATGAATTCATGTGTTGAGATCTGCTTTCCTATTTCTAATAGCAATGGCATAAAATGAATTCTAGTCAATTCTAACGTCTCTAGTAGACAGTCATATTCACTAAGTAGCTACAAATCCAGGGCTCTAACTCAAGGAAGAGAGATCAGGGCTGGAGATAGAATTTTTGCAAGCAACTGATGCATAGCACGTTTCTGTATTTTGGTAAATGTGTTGAGAAGATGATTGCAGTTGAGCAGCTAACTGCTCCAGATACTATCCGAGGCCTAACTGTTCCAAATACTATCCAAGGCGTGAATGATTTGTCCTGGAGTAGGTGTGCAGTGTCACTGTAGCATATCTACTACAACAGACATGATATGTTTCcatacattgtctcatttaacaCTCAGAAGAACTTCAGGAGTAGTTATTACTAGTCCATTTTGCAGAAGCTTACAGTTAAGATTCAGAGATGAAGCGTCAGGTCTATCTGATTTAAACCCAGGTCTATCTGATTTCAAAGTCTATggactttttgttattttgtaccATAATCTGTCAGGATGTGAATGGGCGATGAAAGTTAAACAAAACTATTGGAAATGGAGAGGAAGGGCTTAAACcattaaaattaacttcagaAGTCAAGGATGAAGCTTGGGCAGAAAGCAAGTAGAGGGCACAGTTCTGTCCCGATTTACAGAGGATGGGTTTGTGACCTTTCTGATGCATTAAGTTAGTAATGCTAAGATGTGCCATCCAAAATGGTCACCTGTGTATAAGCCACTCTTTCACAGaggtgggtttttcttttcttttttaattcccATGCTGCTCAAAACCTTTTAGATTTGAATTATTGGAAAAAGTATCTCAGGGTAGGCAGGAAGCCAAAGTTATTGACAGCTGCTTGTCACTTGCTGGTTTTGCTTTGCATGGACTTGCTCAGCAGTAGGGACTTACTTAGTCCTCAGTCTTTCTAGGTTAACTACCACCCTCTTGGtccttgtttctgttttgcttttcctgGCCTGGACATGGAATTTGTAAGTGCCACACATTATCTCCCGTCCCATGACCGTACTGAAGCTATAAATTATAGCTTTGTTCCTTCCTAATCTGTTTCCTTCCACATCAAATGTGTTTGCGCCTCAAACCAGGAAGTTGGAaatgttatttaacttttctgcattttaattGGTCACAAATCTCTCCCCTTACACACATGCCCCCAACTTTTGAGGAGTCTTGAGCATCTCCTTAATGTCCTTGACAGTTGATCAAAGGAAGACATGTTGGGAGATCCAGATTGCAATTAATATTGTATTGTTTGCTTAAGGATTTGAAGAGAGTTATTGCTTCTTAGTAAATGAAGATGAGCATCTTGAGGTTTATAAGGGAGGTTGAGGTTTACTTGGCCAGAGATCCAGatgttcactttattttataatcatcctttttaaaaaacaaaacagactgacGTGGGAAACTGAAGATTTCAGATGGCACATTGCACGTAGGGATAAACAGTACCAATATTACTTTGCTTGGAGTGCTTTGGGATCCAGAAATGGGGAGGCCTAATTAAAATCACCAAATCTTGGCAAGCTCAGGAGGAGGGAGCAGATAGCACTGCCGGGGTGGTCTGTGCTGCTTGAATGCTCTTTTGGAGAATCTCTTCCCTGTAGATAGGCCACAGATTACAGTTTACCAAAAGCATTGACTGTCAGACCCACGTAGCCGGTTTTCACTAACATGGTTTTGCTCTGGGTCTTCTTCCAagtcctctt
Protein-coding regions in this window:
- the LOC103881619 gene encoding uncharacterized protein LOC103881619, with amino-acid sequence MPVENHLNSRKRGLRGHSVKRVSHGKSRVVAGAPPQFPSGEGARRCGPRSGVQNKGGSRESPTPAPRYGRQVAQRGFRQPKGGILTAQARASATAKRGARRQQLQVTVSGGAPPPRPPRASATAGRGARRQQLQETVSGGDPPPRPPGPLLPLRLLSWKLREPRARAPSPKPVAERGKSAFGKTRSSHRHACGPGGISRTGHSPRSQTTNFPSLRAKGSVGCTGIMSFKDHQVERPWRGPWTQVERRGANVFPSPC